In a genomic window of Enterobacter asburiae:
- the yddG gene encoding aromatic amino acid DMT transporter YddG, with amino-acid sequence MDRKRATLTGLAAILLWSTMVGLIRSVSEGLGPVGGAAMIYTLSGLLCLVTVGFPDIKRFSPGYLIAGSVLFVSYEICLALSLGYAATRAQAIEVGMVNYLWPSLTIVFAILFNGQKSTLWVIPGLAIALLGVCWVLGGEQGLHIDEITRNIVSNPLSYALAFAGAFIWAAYCTVTAKFARGQNGITLFVLLTALSLWVKYSLSDQPEMVFSFPVIVKLVMCGIALGFGYAAWNIGILHGNVTVLAAVSYFTPVLSAALAAVLLSSPLSFSFWQGALMVCAGSLLCWYATRK; translated from the coding sequence ATGGACAGAAAGAGAGCAACGCTCACGGGACTGGCGGCAATACTGTTGTGGAGCACCATGGTGGGCCTGATTCGCAGCGTGAGTGAAGGGCTTGGGCCGGTCGGCGGCGCGGCGATGATATATACCCTCAGCGGATTGCTTTGCCTGGTGACGGTAGGATTTCCTGATATTAAACGTTTTTCTCCCGGGTATCTTATTGCAGGCAGCGTACTGTTTGTCAGTTACGAAATTTGCCTGGCGCTGTCGTTAGGCTATGCCGCCACGCGAGCGCAGGCCATTGAAGTCGGTATGGTAAATTATCTCTGGCCGAGCCTGACGATCGTCTTTGCTATTTTATTCAATGGACAGAAATCAACGCTGTGGGTCATTCCCGGGTTAGCTATCGCGCTGCTCGGCGTGTGTTGGGTATTAGGCGGTGAGCAAGGGCTACATATTGATGAAATAACCCGCAATATCGTCTCGAACCCGCTCAGCTATGCGCTGGCCTTTGCGGGGGCATTTATCTGGGCCGCTTACTGCACGGTAACCGCTAAATTTGCCAGAGGCCAAAACGGTATTACCCTCTTTGTTTTGTTAACTGCGCTCAGCCTTTGGGTGAAATATTCTCTGAGCGATCAGCCGGAAATGGTGTTCAGTTTTCCGGTTATCGTGAAGCTCGTTATGTGCGGTATCGCGCTTGGGTTTGGCTATGCCGCATGGAATATTGGCATTCTGCACGGTAACGTTACGGTGCTGGCTGCCGTGTCCTATTTTACTCCCGTTCTCTCTGCCGCGCTTGCTGCCGTGCTGCTGAGTTCTCCCCTCTCTTTCTCGTTCTGGCAGGGCGCACTGATGGTCTGCGCCGGGTCATTGCTCTGCTGGTACGCCACCCGGAAATAG